From a single Rutidosis leptorrhynchoides isolate AG116_Rl617_1_P2 chromosome 5, CSIRO_AGI_Rlap_v1, whole genome shotgun sequence genomic region:
- the LOC139847936 gene encoding uncharacterized protein has protein sequence MSTEVTEAKQEIKKQLGCMNGIFQLFDRRYLLGQRRQGNHQKKLPQDQSDNGKKFNNALYKPKEKNWNKLAKEKHRVSVESSRNSITSSCSSLDSSKSLQTEVSSLEQDLSVELPDIKNVVKESMTRKPRAVPVKTVAKEERKGPAMTHVDSPRPLHHPKPVLYERKDQNLAKLQEISISRGIKEARFSYDERASPYKLKSVANINEHSRLSLDSKQSSIKNRTNVVAKLMGLDDINDVINKDENLKIEPCSGHELNSISRKVNGQRLTDAEFITSGKDIRAIKQVLEAIRGKEMKLEETEHHKGTVIKPYIANFRKVKKANGMAGRRVARNLPTTETKLTCRTKKPMSPEKQSVQGIKKKTNGQLNVSKSKTRFTNQLQTNRKLCRQGGHTRTLSQQDDTQDESEAMSIVLSQENKNLFADKLMGYKPITELVTLAVEQPSPVSVLDEFYNEDTTSPIQKKSYTFKDDEDLCFDEREWGQVGIDNLVSSTERHQSKSRFNHINLDNIKHLVHQIELLNSLRDEDTIIPRESINEENTYIKEILIASGIQKNLNCATTTVDLHPKCNLINPELFNTLEKNKKCTTKSEKLKRKMIFDTVDDILVQKLATSTSAGLSSKMRGKILNGEKLLEELYLEINNFKTNTSSGSYDEIINIIAEDVDKDSKDWDKNCCEVPALVLDIERLIFKDLIKEIVKSEAAGLQEGHGHHCRQLFLL, from the exons ATGTCAACTGAAGTAACAGAAGCTAAACAAGAGATAAAGAAGCAACTTGGATGTATGAACGGAATTTTTCAGCTGTTCGATCGCCGCTACCTACTTGGCCAACGCCGCCAAGGCAACCACCAAAAAAAGCTACCTCAAG ATCAAAGCGACAATGGCAAGAAGTTCAATAATGCGCTATATAAACCTAAG GAAAAAAACTGGAATAAGTTGGCAAAAGAGAAGCACAGAGTATCTGTTGAATCATCAAGAAACTCAATTACATCTTCTTGTTCATCATTAGATTCAAGTAAAAGTCTTCAAACAGAAGTGTCCTCATTAGAACAGGACTTATCGGTTGAATTGCCTGATATAAAAAATGTAGTCAAAGAGTCAATGACTAGAAAGCCTCGAGCAGTACCCGTTAAAACTGTCGCGAAAGAGGAGCGCAAGGGTCCCGCCATGACACATGTCGATTCACCAAGGCCTTTACACCATCCAAAACCCGTTCTGTATGAAAGAAAAGATCAGAATCTCGCTAAGCTTCAAGAAATTTCAATTTCAAGAGGAATTAAAGAAGCAAGGTTTTCATACGATGAACGGGCATCACCGTATAAATTAAAATCAGTTGCAAATATCAACGAGCATTCGAGACTATCTTTGGATAGTAAGCAAAGTTCTATCAAGAATCGGACTAATGTAGTTGCAAAGTTGATGGGTCTAGATGATATAAATGACGTCATAAATAAAGATGAAAACTTGAAGATTGAACCATGTTCGGGTCACGAACTGAATTCAATTTCAAGAAAAGTCAATGGGCAAAGGTTGACTGATGCCGAGTTTATAACATCAGGTAAGGATATCAGAGCTATTAAGCAGGTACTTGAAGCAATACGAGGAAAGGAAATGAAGTTAGAGGAAACAGAACACCACAAGGGAACTGTTATTAAACCGTATATTGCAAATTTCCGAAAAGTCAAGAAAGCCAACGGTATGGCAGGCAGGCGAGTTGCAAGAAACTTACCAACTACAGAAACAAAACTAACTTGTAGGACTAAAAAACCGATGTCACCCGAAAAGCAATCTGTTCAAGGGATTAAAAAGAAAACAAATGGGCAGCTGAATGTATCAAAATCGAAAACCAGGTTCACAAACCAACTGCAAACGAATCGGAAATTGTGTAGGCAGGGCGGTCACACGAGGACTTTAAGTCAACAAGATGATACACAGGATGAGTCTGAAGCCATGAGCATTGTTTTGAGTCAAgaaaacaag AATCTATTTGCAGACAAGTTGATGGGATATAAGCCAATAACAGAACTAGTGACACTTGCCGTAGAACAACCGAGCCCTGTATCTGTTCTCGATGAATTTTACAATGAAGATACAACATCTCCTATACAGAAGAAATCATATACTTTTAAAG ATGATGAGGATTTATGCTTTGATGAACGAGAATGGGGTCAAGTGGGAATCGATAACTTGGTGAGCAGCACAGAACGACATCAATCTAAGTCCAGGTTCAACCATATAAACCTGGATAACATAAAGCACCTTGTTCATCAGATTGAATTATTAAACTCCCTTAGAGATGAAGATACTATCATTCCACGTGAAAGCATAAACGAAGAAAACACATACATCAAGGAGATTTTAATCGCCTCGGGTATTCAAAAAAATCTCAACTGCGCCACTACAACAGTTGACCTTCATCCAAAATGCAACTTGATCAACCCAGAGTTGTTCAACACTTTGGAAAAAAACAAAAAATGCACCACAAAATCTGAAAAACTCAAAAGGAAAATGATATTTGATACCGTTGATGATATTCTTGTCCAAAAATTAGCCACGTCAACATCTGCTGGACTGTCAAGCAAAATGAGAGGGAAAATTCTGAACGGAGAAAAGCTTCTAGAAGAATTGTACTTAGAAATCAATAATTTCAAAACGAACACATCGAGTGGCTCATATGATGAAATTATAAACATCATAGCTGAAGATGTGGATAAAGATTCAAAAGATTGGGACAAAAACTGTTGTGAGGTTCCAGCTCTGGTGTTAGATATAGAACGTCTCATTTTTAAAGATTTGATTAAGGAGATTGTGAAGAGTGAGGCAGCTGGTCTACAAGAAGGACATGGGCATCACTGCAGGCAATTATTTCTCCTGTAG